A DNA window from Pedobacter africanus contains the following coding sequences:
- a CDS encoding glucosidase family protein, which produces MNRIFMQGRCLIAVLCLKLTTGYAQQTLLPKQTDRWAIQPNGSITWNIDKRIPHTDHIEMAGEQVAIWVEYGLDSIKRSKINRTLVFPTFRMLPDGTRSHITYSFQDNELPRFYMNKRLLDFGTAKSGKSGNLGYNVKDINQKGIMRVNAETGNPVLATIVRSFFPSVDQPMAIEKFVFTNVSGADLPVAMEYLKREVRTDASRSKGKSHSVIMGTTGEGNRVLKPGESATFAVYYLATDHPEQLPAINADKEEQKRMARIAEIQAPLKLETPDKVLNTAFEFAKLRATESIYKTKGGYMHGPGGLAYYAAIWANDQAEYVNPYFAFSGDRIGHLSAMNAYAWFARYMNPDYKAIPSSIVAEGDAVWKGAGDRGDQAMIAYGASRYALATGNIDSARKLWPLIEWCLEYSKRKMNAEGVVTSDKDELEGRFPAGKANLSTNTLYYDALRSAVMLGQALGKPKSQTDAYHKQADALKVNMEKYFGGNVEGFETYKYYEGNDVLRAWICLPLTMGIFDRKQGTIDALFSPRLWTADGLATQAGKETFWDRSTLYALRGVLQAGETGKAMDFIKYYSRRRLLGDHVPYPVEAYPEGNQRHLSAESGLYCRIFTEGLFGMRPVGFRSFECAPRMPEDWNHMSLRSIHAFGNVFDLEVSRAGKNMLLINIKKDGKDDKYKIKEGATQLIKL; this is translated from the coding sequence ATGAACAGAATCTTTATGCAAGGCAGGTGTTTGATTGCCGTCCTTTGTTTAAAATTAACTACCGGATATGCACAGCAAACGCTTTTACCTAAACAGACAGATCGTTGGGCAATACAGCCGAATGGAAGTATTACATGGAATATAGATAAGCGCATTCCCCATACCGATCATATCGAGATGGCGGGAGAGCAGGTGGCCATATGGGTTGAATATGGATTAGATAGCATTAAACGGTCAAAAATAAATAGAACACTGGTATTTCCAACGTTCAGGATGCTTCCTGATGGTACAAGATCGCACATCACTTATTCCTTCCAGGACAATGAACTCCCAAGGTTTTATATGAACAAAAGATTGCTGGATTTTGGTACCGCTAAAAGTGGTAAATCAGGTAATTTGGGTTATAACGTTAAAGATATTAATCAGAAGGGTATCATGCGGGTAAACGCCGAAACGGGAAACCCTGTATTGGCAACAATAGTACGCAGCTTTTTTCCCTCGGTAGATCAGCCTATGGCTATTGAGAAGTTTGTGTTTACCAATGTTTCAGGAGCGGACCTACCTGTTGCCATGGAATATCTCAAAAGAGAGGTCAGGACAGATGCTTCAAGAAGTAAGGGGAAATCGCATAGCGTAATTATGGGGACCACAGGAGAGGGAAACCGGGTGCTGAAACCTGGAGAATCAGCCACATTTGCAGTTTATTACCTCGCAACAGACCATCCAGAACAATTGCCTGCAATTAATGCAGATAAAGAGGAGCAAAAAAGAATGGCAAGAATAGCAGAGATCCAGGCTCCATTGAAGCTGGAAACGCCGGACAAGGTGTTAAATACCGCTTTTGAATTTGCCAAACTGCGGGCTACCGAAAGCATTTACAAAACAAAGGGCGGCTATATGCACGGTCCCGGTGGCCTGGCTTATTATGCCGCTATCTGGGCAAACGATCAGGCCGAATATGTCAATCCATATTTTGCTTTTTCGGGCGACAGGATCGGGCACCTTTCTGCCATGAACGCCTATGCCTGGTTTGCCAGGTATATGAACCCCGATTATAAAGCAATTCCAAGCTCTATTGTAGCCGAAGGAGATGCCGTATGGAAGGGTGCAGGCGACAGGGGAGACCAGGCCATGATTGCCTACGGCGCATCCAGGTATGCCCTGGCTACAGGTAATATCGATTCTGCCCGTAAATTATGGCCTTTAATTGAGTGGTGCCTGGAATACAGCAAACGAAAAATGAACGCAGAAGGGGTGGTTACTTCTGATAAAGATGAACTGGAAGGCCGTTTTCCTGCCGGAAAGGCCAATTTATCTACCAACACCCTGTACTATGATGCCCTTCGCTCGGCAGTAATGCTGGGCCAGGCGCTTGGTAAACCTAAAAGCCAGACAGATGCCTATCATAAGCAGGCTGATGCATTAAAGGTAAATATGGAGAAATACTTTGGTGGCAATGTAGAAGGTTTTGAAACCTATAAATATTACGAAGGAAACGATGTACTCAGGGCCTGGATTTGCTTGCCGCTAACCATGGGGATCTTTGACAGAAAGCAGGGTACCATTGATGCGCTTTTCTCGCCAAGATTATGGACCGCGGACGGTTTGGCTACACAAGCCGGTAAAGAAACTTTTTGGGACAGGTCTACTTTATATGCCTTAAGGGGCGTATTGCAGGCTGGTGAAACCGGAAAGGCCATGGATTTTATTAAATATTATTCGCGCCGCAGGCTCCTGGGCGATCACGTGCCTTATCCGGTTGAGGCTTACCCTGAGGGCAACCAACGCCATCTATCTGCCGAAAGCGGCCTTTATTGCCGCATATTTACCGAAGGTTTGTTTGGCATGCGTCCGGTGGGTTTCCGGAGTTTTGAGTGTGCCCCAAGAATGCCCGAAGATTGGAACCATATGTCTTTGCGCAGCATTCATGCATTTGGAAATGTGTTTGATCTGGAAGTCTCCAGGGCCGGAAAGAATATGTTGCTCATCAATATTAAAAAAGATGGGAAAGATGATAAGTACAAGATAAAAGAAGGGGCTACTCAACTCATTAAACTATAG
- a CDS encoding alpha-galactosidase codes for MNNSIKYLFGLLCIFGIFSNVSAQQDKQIAIATKNTSLIFTISRAQKLYQSYLGQKLINPSDEALLTSTRREAYIGAGMGDLFEPAIRMVHSDGNPSLDLKYTAHKINKQDNNVSTTSISLKDPQYPVEVLLHFTAYYNEDIIKAWTEIRHKEKKPVTLTNYASSMLHFDASKYWLSQFDGDYMTEMRMKESQLTTGIKVLDSKLGTRAQMYRSPCFYLSLNKPSDENNGELIAGTLAWSGNFQCSFEIDQQNGLRMVTGMNPYASEYKLQPGKTFETPAFIFTYTRKGKGEASRNLHRWARNYGVLDGNKPRLTLLNNWEATHMDFNQDILVELFDGANKLGVDLFLLDDGWFGNKYPRDADKTALGDWQVDKKKLPSGIGYLVREANKKNLQFGIWLEPEMVSPKSELYEKHPEWILKLPNREESYSRNQLVLDLINPKVQDFIYNMVNDLLTENPGIAFVKWDCNRMLTNTYSPFLKENQGNLFIDYNRALYQILERLRKKHPHLPIMLCAGGGGRVDYGGLKYFTEFWPSDNTDGLERVFIQWGYLNFFPALTVSSHVTSMGKQSLKFRTDVAMMGKMGYDIRVKNLTEQEVKFSNQAVKTYKQISDVIWFGDLYRLVSPYEENRAVLMYASEDKKRAVLFNYLLNFRRKEYMGKVLLQGLDPLKRYSIKEINLLPDAKSTFPDDGKVFSGDYLMNIGLNLSSGKITPLSSSVFEIIAQ; via the coding sequence ATGAACAATTCAATAAAATACCTGTTTGGTCTGCTCTGTATCTTTGGGATTTTCTCCAATGTGTCTGCACAACAAGACAAGCAGATCGCCATTGCAACAAAAAATACCAGTCTGATTTTTACCATATCAAGGGCTCAAAAACTTTACCAGAGCTATCTTGGCCAGAAATTAATTAATCCATCCGATGAGGCATTACTGACCTCAACCCGGCGCGAAGCTTATATTGGTGCGGGGATGGGTGATTTATTTGAACCCGCAATCAGGATGGTGCATAGCGATGGCAATCCTTCTCTGGATCTGAAATATACCGCCCACAAAATCAATAAGCAGGACAACAATGTAAGCACCACTTCTATTAGCTTAAAGGATCCGCAATATCCGGTTGAAGTATTGCTGCATTTCACCGCTTATTATAACGAAGACATCATCAAAGCATGGACAGAGATCAGGCACAAGGAAAAGAAACCGGTTACCTTAACCAATTATGCTTCTTCCATGCTGCATTTTGATGCCTCAAAGTATTGGCTCAGCCAGTTCGATGGCGATTACATGACCGAGATGAGGATGAAAGAAAGCCAGCTTACCACTGGTATAAAGGTGCTGGACAGCAAATTGGGTACCCGCGCGCAAATGTACCGTTCGCCCTGCTTTTATCTCTCTTTAAATAAGCCATCCGATGAAAATAATGGCGAACTCATTGCCGGAACCCTGGCCTGGTCGGGCAATTTTCAGTGTTCATTTGAGATAGATCAGCAAAATGGCTTACGCATGGTTACCGGCATGAACCCCTACGCTTCTGAATATAAATTACAGCCAGGTAAAACTTTTGAGACCCCTGCATTTATATTCACCTATACCAGAAAAGGAAAAGGGGAGGCCAGCCGTAACCTGCATCGCTGGGCCCGTAATTATGGCGTGCTAGATGGCAATAAACCTCGTTTAACACTCCTGAACAATTGGGAAGCTACACATATGGACTTTAATCAGGATATATTGGTTGAACTGTTTGATGGGGCAAACAAACTGGGAGTAGACCTCTTCCTGCTGGACGATGGCTGGTTTGGCAATAAATACCCGAGGGACGCAGATAAAACAGCATTGGGCGACTGGCAGGTAGATAAAAAGAAACTCCCAAGCGGTATAGGTTATCTCGTGCGCGAAGCAAACAAGAAGAACCTGCAATTTGGTATCTGGCTGGAACCGGAAATGGTAAGTCCAAAAAGTGAATTATACGAAAAACATCCCGAATGGATACTAAAGCTTCCCAACAGGGAGGAATCCTATTCGCGTAATCAGCTTGTTTTGGACCTCATCAATCCTAAAGTGCAGGACTTTATCTATAATATGGTGAATGACCTGCTTACGGAAAACCCCGGAATTGCCTTCGTTAAATGGGATTGCAACCGGATGCTGACCAATACCTATTCACCCTTTTTAAAGGAAAACCAGGGTAACCTGTTTATCGACTATAACAGGGCCCTCTATCAGATACTGGAACGGCTGAGAAAAAAACATCCACACCTGCCAATTATGCTATGCGCAGGGGGAGGGGGCAGGGTGGACTATGGTGGTTTGAAGTACTTTACTGAATTCTGGCCGAGCGACAATACTGATGGTCTGGAACGGGTATTTATACAATGGGGTTACCTCAATTTTTTCCCGGCATTAACCGTCTCCAGCCACGTAACCTCAATGGGCAAGCAATCGCTGAAGTTCCGTACCGATGTGGCCATGATGGGTAAAATGGGTTACGATATCAGGGTGAAGAACCTTACTGAGCAGGAAGTTAAATTTAGCAACCAGGCTGTTAAAACCTATAAGCAGATCAGCGATGTGATCTGGTTTGGAGACCTGTACCGCCTGGTCTCGCCGTATGAGGAAAACAGGGCCGTTTTGATGTATGCCAGTGAAGACAAAAAAAGAGCTGTGCTTTTCAATTATCTTCTCAATTTCCGGAGAAAGGAATATATGGGCAAAGTACTCTTGCAGGGGCTCGATCCTTTAAAACGTTACAGCATAAAAGAAATTAACCTTTTGCCAGATGCCAAATCAACTTTTCCTGACGATGGAAAGGTTTTTAGCGGCGATTATCTGATGAATATAGGATTAAACCTTTCTTCAGGTAAAATTACTCCGCTTAGCAGCTCCGTTTTTGAAATTATAGCACAATGA
- a CDS encoding glycoside hydrolase family 28 protein encodes MKTLKIILGLWMITAFTNFVNAADFNILKYGALGDGISLNTSAIQKAIDACNLSGGGRVIFPEGKFLSGTIVMKDNVTIHFEKNAVLLGSTDLRDYRNLDPFTEGLGIDVGWALLVAVDVKNIRLEGAGMIDGQGSAIKAKHILTDTRPEGQRWGLRPFLLRVVRCDGVTVNDVTLKYAGAWTSHYFQSRNLHIENVKILSVGVAHNDGIGIDGCQDVVIKNCDVESGDDALVFKTTSSKMACKNIEVSGLRLKSHQAGIKMGTESMAAFENIRISKCHIYDTRNGGIKLLTVDGAHLRNVEITDITMEEVRTPMLFRLGSRLSVFRKNSDTKQSTGTFENVVIRNVKANAAANAQLMPPSGILITGVPGHYITNLTLENIEISLAGGGLAEHARQAVPEAIDQYPEVKTFGPRVPAYGVWARHVKGLKLKNIKFNLERKDLRPALVCEDGTDIEIFDWKLPETTGAEAIIRLENVQNAVLKNAGGKSGDKKFVLIEGNSKNIKQAP; translated from the coding sequence ATGAAGACACTTAAAATAATACTTGGTTTATGGATGATCACGGCATTTACAAATTTTGTAAATGCCGCTGATTTTAATATTCTTAAATATGGTGCCCTTGGCGACGGAATAAGCCTGAACACAAGCGCCATACAAAAGGCTATTGATGCCTGTAACCTGTCTGGTGGAGGTAGGGTTATTTTTCCGGAAGGGAAATTCCTGTCGGGAACTATAGTAATGAAAGATAATGTGACCATTCATTTCGAAAAGAATGCAGTATTACTTGGCAGTACAGACTTGAGGGACTACCGCAATCTCGATCCATTTACCGAAGGTCTGGGTATTGACGTGGGTTGGGCGCTCCTGGTAGCAGTCGACGTAAAAAATATCAGGCTGGAAGGAGCAGGTATGATCGACGGACAGGGATCGGCCATCAAAGCCAAACATATCCTTACCGACACCAGGCCCGAGGGGCAACGCTGGGGCCTGCGGCCATTTTTGCTGCGTGTTGTACGCTGCGATGGGGTAACTGTAAACGATGTGACCCTTAAATATGCCGGCGCCTGGACTTCACATTATTTTCAGAGCAGGAACCTGCACATAGAAAACGTGAAAATTCTAAGTGTTGGTGTGGCGCATAACGATGGGATTGGTATTGACGGATGCCAGGATGTGGTGATCAAAAACTGTGATGTAGAGAGTGGAGATGATGCACTGGTTTTTAAAACTACTTCCAGCAAAATGGCCTGCAAAAATATTGAAGTCAGCGGACTCCGTTTGAAAAGCCATCAGGCTGGTATCAAAATGGGGACCGAATCTATGGCAGCCTTCGAAAACATCAGGATATCCAAATGCCATATCTACGATACCCGTAACGGAGGTATTAAGCTCCTTACTGTTGACGGTGCGCATTTGCGTAATGTAGAGATCACTGATATTACCATGGAAGAGGTAAGGACCCCAATGCTTTTTCGCCTGGGCTCTCGCTTAAGTGTATTCCGTAAAAACAGCGATACCAAACAATCTACCGGTACTTTTGAAAATGTGGTTATCCGCAATGTAAAAGCAAATGCTGCTGCTAATGCGCAGCTCATGCCGCCTTCAGGCATCTTGATCACAGGAGTACCTGGGCATTACATCACCAACCTTACCCTTGAAAATATTGAGATCAGTCTGGCAGGTGGCGGATTGGCAGAACACGCCAGACAAGCTGTCCCCGAAGCTATAGATCAGTATCCGGAGGTCAAGACATTCGGGCCAAGGGTGCCGGCATATGGAGTGTGGGCTAGGCATGTAAAAGGGCTTAAGCTTAAAAATATTAAATTTAACCTTGAGCGCAAGGATCTGAGGCCTGCACTGGTATGCGAGGATGGAACAGACATTGAGATATTCGACTGGAAACTTCCTGAAACTACAGGAGCAGAAGCCATTATCCGGTTGGAAAACGTTCAGAATGCAGTTCTGAAAAATGCCGGTGGTAAATCAGGTGACAAAAAATTTGTACTGATTGAGGGAAACAGTAAAAATATAAAACAAGCCCCTTAA
- a CDS encoding YdcF family protein — MESKELYREIVKVAQSPDMDAELIEALTSLCFQEESLEPTDLLFVFGSNVQHREIADVISYMLNAGLVNRVLITGGVANYNGSFYKKEAESTLIKSYIPLEKYTDKQIFTECKSKNTLENIIEAKKIFSFENIRSMTFLSHSYASTRASLCLKRFFPSVMLHCIPLPLPSDYLKYPISRQMWSKTAYGRGLVWGEYLRLQTYGQRGDFPIAEIRESLEHIKALSGQKSLHVA; from the coding sequence ATGGAGTCAAAAGAATTATACAGGGAGATTGTAAAGGTTGCCCAAAGCCCGGATATGGACGCAGAACTGATTGAAGCATTGACCAGTTTATGTTTTCAGGAAGAGAGTCTGGAGCCCACAGATCTGCTTTTTGTTTTCGGATCCAACGTTCAGCACCGGGAAATTGCAGATGTCATCAGTTACATGCTGAATGCGGGTCTGGTTAACCGGGTGCTAATTACCGGTGGTGTGGCCAACTACAATGGGTCTTTTTATAAAAAAGAAGCGGAATCCACCCTGATCAAATCTTATATACCACTGGAAAAATATACCGACAAACAAATATTCACCGAGTGCAAATCAAAAAATACGCTGGAAAATATCATAGAGGCGAAAAAGATATTCTCTTTTGAAAATATCCGGAGCATGACCTTTTTATCCCATTCTTACGCATCTACCAGGGCATCGTTATGTCTGAAAAGGTTTTTTCCATCAGTAATGCTGCATTGTATACCTTTGCCCTTGCCTTCTGACTATTTAAAGTATCCAATCAGCAGACAAATGTGGTCTAAGACAGCATATGGCCGCGGACTGGTATGGGGCGAGTACCTCAGGTTACAGACTTACGGTCAGAGGGGTGATTTCCCAATCGCTGAGATCAGGGAATCCCTGGAACACATTAAAGCACTAAGCGGGCAAAAATCGCTGCATGTGGCTTAA
- the ku gene encoding non-homologous end joining protein Ku, which translates to MRSIWKGSIGFGLVNIPVKLFSGVQSSSLDLDMLDERDHANIRFKRVNEKTHKEVPYENIVRGYFLKDHYIVLDEHDFEEVKPEKTKIIEIENFVDIADINPVYYETSYYTQPENQGKKAYALLLRALEKSKKAGVARFVLRNNENLCVLHPLDGVIVITKIRFQEEIRDTKEVRLKESPAINAKELQVGLALIKQYTSGFNIDAFKNDYSKELLKIIKSKAKGKRATVKKIKPKKAVSDDLYGQLMESLTKRA; encoded by the coding sequence ATGAGGTCAATATGGAAAGGTTCAATCGGTTTCGGACTGGTCAATATCCCGGTAAAGTTATTCTCTGGTGTGCAAAGCAGCAGTCTGGATCTGGATATGCTGGATGAAAGGGATCATGCCAATATCAGGTTTAAAAGGGTAAACGAAAAGACCCACAAAGAAGTACCTTATGAAAATATTGTGAGAGGATACTTCTTAAAAGACCATTATATTGTGCTGGATGAACATGATTTTGAGGAAGTAAAACCAGAGAAAACCAAAATTATAGAGATCGAGAATTTTGTGGATATTGCTGATATCAATCCGGTTTATTATGAAACTTCCTACTACACCCAACCAGAAAATCAGGGTAAAAAAGCTTACGCGCTATTGCTCAGGGCACTGGAAAAGTCTAAAAAAGCCGGAGTGGCACGCTTTGTCTTGAGGAATAATGAAAACCTTTGTGTGCTCCACCCGCTCGATGGGGTTATTGTAATCACCAAGATACGTTTCCAGGAAGAAATACGAGATACAAAAGAAGTCAGGCTCAAAGAATCCCCTGCCATTAATGCAAAAGAACTACAGGTGGGCCTGGCTTTGATCAAACAATATACATCGGGCTTTAATATTGACGCATTTAAAAATGACTATTCCAAAGAACTGTTAAAAATCATCAAATCTAAGGCAAAGGGCAAAAGGGCAACTGTTAAGAAGATCAAGCCCAAAAAAGCAGTTAGCGACGATTTGTACGGTCAGCTGATGGAAAGTCTAACCAAAAGAGCCTGA
- a CDS encoding DUF4142 domain-containing protein, translating into MKAKTLLAIILLGFSVFQACQNTNNSATGAQQAAIDSSMEDHVITDTTALNRGADMSVFMNEAALGGMKEIELGKIAEKKSTNRLVRSFATTVVRDHSRIAERLKKLAESKRMTLPGTLPQADLAHIEEMKNMSAAAFDKHYIGMMVTDHIKSLDLFKSAATSGDTPLQNFAIRALRTLEAHYKTATELNEKLK; encoded by the coding sequence ATGAAAGCAAAAACTTTATTGGCTATTATTCTGCTTGGTTTTTCTGTTTTCCAAGCTTGCCAAAATACAAACAACAGTGCAACAGGCGCTCAACAAGCTGCAATCGATTCGTCAATGGAAGACCATGTCATTACAGATACAACTGCTTTAAACCGGGGGGCAGATATGTCTGTTTTTATGAATGAGGCTGCCCTTGGTGGGATGAAAGAAATAGAGCTGGGAAAAATAGCAGAAAAAAAATCGACCAACCGGCTGGTGAGGTCCTTTGCCACAACAGTTGTCAGAGACCATAGTAGAATTGCAGAGCGTCTGAAAAAACTGGCAGAAAGCAAGCGTATGACCTTACCAGGTACGCTTCCCCAGGCAGATCTGGCCCATATTGAAGAAATGAAAAATATGTCGGCGGCAGCATTTGACAAACACTATATCGGGATGATGGTAACGGATCATATCAAATCCCTTGACCTGTTTAAATCTGCAGCCACCTCTGGTGATACACCACTGCAGAATTTTGCCATCCGGGCATTGCGAACTTTGGAAGCTCACTATAAAACGGCCACAGAACTGAACGAAAAATTAAAATAG
- a CDS encoding DoxX family protein: protein MKKDKIIFWTATILIFLFEGVMPAFTSQTELAKEGIRHLGYPQYFGNALVVFKVLGSIGLVLPQIKGRAKEWIYAGFAFDFVFASISHAAVDGIGGQAIFPLVVLGILMISYFYYHKISKAAK from the coding sequence ATGAAAAAAGACAAAATTATTTTCTGGACGGCAACAATTCTGATTTTCCTATTCGAAGGAGTCATGCCCGCCTTCACTTCACAAACCGAATTGGCGAAGGAAGGCATCAGACATTTGGGATATCCCCAGTACTTTGGCAATGCCCTGGTTGTGTTTAAAGTGCTTGGTTCAATTGGTTTAGTGCTTCCTCAGATTAAAGGTCGAGCTAAAGAATGGATCTATGCGGGTTTTGCATTCGATTTTGTATTTGCCAGTATCAGTCACGCTGCAGTTGATGGTATTGGTGGGCAAGCAATTTTCCCCCTGGTTGTTTTAGGCATTCTGATGATCTCTTATTTTTATTATCATAAAATCAGCAAAGCAGCTAAATAG
- a CDS encoding aminotransferase-like domain-containing protein: MKKDFLYNEIAGNIADKIKTGVLRAGERLSSVRTLSREHGISINTAKRIFLELEAQSLVQSKPQSGYFVSPLNYLKLPLPETSQPLPVVKNMEPNDLIDSVYSNMARNDLTLLSIGVPSGNLLPLAKLKKEIVLATRALQEGGTAYEPLQGNLKLRRMIAVRSLAWEGHLKESDVVTTNGCMNALALCLMALTEPGDTLALESPCYPGILQLAVSMGLKVLEIATHPVTGIAIDALEKLLPEINVCLLVPNFNTPYGYCMPDAHKKEIVKLLAKHNIPLIEDDTYGDLHFGPERPKCCKSFDTEGNVLWCSSVSKTLAPGYRVGWVAPGKYKDRLLRLKLVHALSSTAVIHEATGNFLMTGRYDHHLRQLRKTLQENYQRYALAIALHFPPGTKISRPQGGLTLWVEFPKEINTAKLYNYALKKQISIAPGRMFTLQDQFQNCMRLCIGLPWTDELSFTLKQLGSLAKAFITSTP, from the coding sequence GTGAAGAAAGACTTTTTATACAACGAAATTGCTGGCAATATTGCCGACAAAATCAAAACAGGTGTTTTAAGGGCAGGGGAGCGGTTGTCATCTGTAAGAACTTTAAGCAGGGAACACGGCATCAGCATAAACACGGCCAAAAGAATATTTCTTGAACTGGAAGCCCAATCATTGGTGCAATCAAAACCTCAATCGGGCTATTTTGTGAGTCCGCTCAATTACCTGAAGCTTCCGCTACCTGAAACGAGTCAGCCCCTCCCTGTTGTCAAAAATATGGAACCGAACGATTTGATTGACAGTGTTTATTCCAATATGGCACGGAATGACCTCACGCTTCTTTCTATCGGGGTACCTTCAGGGAACCTTTTGCCTTTGGCAAAATTGAAAAAAGAAATAGTTCTGGCCACAAGGGCATTGCAAGAGGGCGGTACGGCATACGAACCTTTGCAGGGTAACCTAAAGCTGCGAAGAATGATAGCCGTCCGTTCGTTAGCCTGGGAAGGGCATTTAAAGGAAAGTGATGTGGTAACAACTAATGGCTGCATGAATGCTTTGGCTTTATGCCTCATGGCATTAACCGAACCAGGCGATACGCTGGCATTGGAAAGTCCATGTTATCCGGGCATTTTACAGTTGGCCGTAAGCATGGGGCTGAAGGTACTCGAGATTGCCACACACCCGGTTACGGGAATAGCCATTGATGCATTGGAAAAATTGCTCCCTGAAATAAATGTGTGCCTGCTAGTACCGAATTTCAACACCCCCTATGGCTATTGTATGCCAGATGCCCACAAAAAAGAAATTGTAAAGCTTTTGGCCAAACACAACATCCCACTCATTGAGGACGATACTTACGGAGACCTGCATTTTGGTCCCGAACGTCCGAAATGCTGCAAGTCTTTCGATACAGAGGGCAATGTTTTGTGGTGTAGCTCAGTATCAAAAACACTTGCGCCAGGTTATCGTGTGGGCTGGGTTGCACCAGGTAAGTATAAAGACCGGCTATTGAGATTAAAACTGGTACATGCCTTATCTTCAACCGCTGTAATTCACGAAGCTACAGGGAATTTTTTAATGACCGGCAGGTACGACCATCACCTGCGGCAACTGCGTAAAACGCTGCAGGAAAACTATCAGCGTTATGCCCTGGCCATAGCTTTGCATTTTCCCCCAGGTACTAAGATAAGCAGACCGCAGGGCGGACTTACCCTATGGGTTGAATTTCCAAAAGAAATAAACACCGCAAAGCTCTATAATTATGCCTTAAAAAAGCAGATAAGCATTGCACCAGGCCGCATGTTTACCCTGCAGGACCAGTTTCAGAACTGCATGCGCCTTTGTATAGGTTTGCCCTGGACAGACGAACTCAGCTTTACTTTAAAGCAGTTGGGAAGTCTTGCTAAGGCCTTTATTACGAGTACACCATAA
- a CDS encoding DMT family transporter, translating to MTGVLKVKANAAQGWINGFIGVVLFSGSLPATRIAVLEFNPVFVTVARAAVAGILALMALLVFKEKRPATQQLLPLAIVALGVVLGFPLLSALALQHVSSAHSIVFIGILPVATAVFGIIRGAERPGPIFWIFSVIGSLLVTGYAVAQGLQASAPGDLLMLLAVILCGLGYAEGAKLTRTLGGWQVISWALVLSLPVMLPLAFRYMPSSFEGITTGAWFSLAYVSLFSMFIGFIFWYRGLAQGGTATVGQLQLLQPFFGLALAASLLHEKVSMGMLGITIGVILCVAGTKKFA from the coding sequence ATGACAGGAGTACTTAAAGTAAAAGCAAACGCGGCACAGGGCTGGATAAACGGTTTTATAGGCGTGGTATTGTTTAGTGGGTCTTTACCGGCAACAAGAATAGCAGTTTTAGAATTTAACCCGGTATTTGTTACTGTGGCACGTGCAGCTGTTGCAGGCATACTGGCACTTATGGCCTTGCTGGTTTTTAAAGAAAAACGGCCGGCTACACAGCAGCTTTTACCCCTTGCTATTGTAGCATTAGGGGTGGTGCTGGGTTTTCCTTTATTGAGTGCGCTGGCTTTGCAACATGTTAGTTCGGCCCATTCCATTGTTTTTATAGGGATTTTGCCGGTAGCAACAGCTGTTTTTGGGATCATTCGCGGCGCCGAACGTCCGGGTCCCATATTCTGGATTTTCTCTGTTATCGGAAGTCTTTTGGTAACAGGATATGCAGTTGCACAAGGCCTCCAGGCTTCAGCCCCTGGTGATTTGCTGATGCTGCTGGCAGTTATACTTTGCGGGTTAGGCTATGCTGAGGGGGCTAAGCTTACCAGAACTTTAGGAGGCTGGCAGGTGATCTCCTGGGCCTTGGTACTTTCACTACCTGTAATGCTGCCCCTCGCGTTTCGTTATATGCCATCTTCTTTTGAAGGGATTACAACCGGGGCCTGGTTTAGTCTGGCCTATGTCTCGCTCTTCAGCATGTTTATCGGTTTTATTTTTTGGTACCGTGGGTTAGCGCAGGGGGGGACAGCAACCGTAGGACAATTACAGCTGCTGCAACCGTTTTTTGGCCTGGCCCTGGCTGCTTCATTGCTTCATGAAAAAGTGAGTATGGGTATGTTGGGTATTACCATAGGGGTGATTTTGTGTGTGGCAGGTACCAAGAAGTTTGCATGA